From a region of the Orcinus orca chromosome 18, mOrcOrc1.1, whole genome shotgun sequence genome:
- the LOC101278589 gene encoding LOW QUALITY PROTEIN: fumarate hydratase, mitochondrial-like (The sequence of the model RefSeq protein was modified relative to this genomic sequence to represent the inferred CDS: inserted 2 bases in 1 codon), with product MDRALQLLARSRFLSRAPVSDPRPGLGPGGAALLLLRPPNVVRMASQNSFRIEYDTFGELKVPNDKYYGAQTVRSTMNFKIGGVTERMPIPVIKAFGVLKRAAAEVNQDYGLDPKIANAIMKAADEVAEGKLNDHFPLVVWQTGSGTQTNMNVNEVISNRAIEMLGGELGSKKPVHPNDHVNKSQSSNDTFPTAMHIAAAVEVHEVLLPGLQKLHDALDAKSKEFAHIIKIGRTHTQDAVPLTLGQEFSGYVQQVKYATTRIKGAMPRIYELAAGGTAVGTGLNTRIGFAEKVAAKVAALTGLPFVTAPNKFEALAAHDALVELSGAMNTAACSLMKIANDXFLGSGPRSGLGELILPENEPGSSIMPGKVNPTQCEALTMVAAQVMGNHVAITIGGSSGHFELNVFKPLMIKNVLHSARLLGDASVSFTENCVVGIQANTERINKLMNESLMLVTALNPHIGYDKAAKIAKTAHKNGSTLRATAIELGYLTAEQFDEWVKPKDMLGPK from the exons ATGGATCGCGCGCTACAGCTCCTCGCGCGTTCGCGTTTCCTCTCGCGCGCTCCAGTTTCCGACCCCCGCCCTGGCCTCGGCCCGGGTGGCGCGGCACTCCTGCTGCTTCGGCCTCCGAACGTCGTTCGAATGGCAAGCCAAAATTCTTTTCGGATAGAATATGATACCTTTGGTGAACTCAAGGTCCCAAATGATAAGTATTATGGCGCCCAGACTGTGAGATCAACAATGAACTTTAAGATTGGAGGGGTGACAGAACGCATGCCAATCCCAGTTATTAAAGCATTTGGCGTCTTGAAGCGAGCAGCTGCTGAAGTAAACCAGGATTATGGTCTGGATCCAAAGATTGCTAATGCAATAATGAAGGCAGCAGATGAGGTAGCTGAAGGTAAATTAAATGATCATTTTCCTCTCGTGGTATGGCAGACTGGATCAGGAACCCAGACAAATATGAATGTAAATGAAGTCATTAGCAATAGAGCAATTGAAATGCTAGGAGGTGAACTTGGCAGCAAGAAACCCGTGCATCCCAACGATCATGTTAATAAAAGCCAGAGCTCAAATGATACTTTTCCCACAGCAATGCATATTGCTGCTGCAGTAGAAGTTCATGAAGTACTGCTACCAGGACTACAGAAGCTACATGATGCCCTTGATGCAAAATCCAAAGAATTTGCCCATATCATCAAAATTGGGCGTACTCATACACAGGATGCTGTTCCACTTACTCTTGGGCAGGAATTTAGTGGTTATGTTCAACAAGTGAAATATGCAACAACAAGAATAAAAGGTGCCATGCCAAGAATCTATGAGCTCGCAGCTGGGGGCACTGCTGTCGGTACTGGTTTAAATACTAGAATTGGCTTTGCAGAAAAGGTTGCCGCAAAAGTGGCTGCACTCACAGGCTTGCCTTTCGTCACAGCTCCAAATAAATTTGAAGCTTTGGCTGCTCATGATGCTTTGGTTGAACTCAGTGGAGCCATGAACACTGCTGCTTGCAGTCTGATGAAGATTGCAAATGA ATTTCTGGGTTCTGGTCCTCGCTCAGGTCTGGGAGAACTGATTTTGCCTGaaaatgaaccaggaagcagtATCATGCCAGGCAAGGTGAACCCCACCCAGTGTGAGGCACTGACCATGGTTGCAGCCCAGGTCATGGGCAATCATGTCGCCATTACCATTGGAGGCAGCAGTGGACATTTTGAGTTGAATGTTTTCAAGCCATTGATGATTAAAAATGTGTTGCACTCAGCCAGACTGTTGGGGGATGCATCAGTTTCCTTCACAGAAAACTGTGTGGTGGGAATCCAGGCCAACACAGAAAGGATCAACAAGCTAATGAATGAGTCGCTAATGTTGGTGACAGCTCTTAATCCTCATATAGGGTATGACAAAGCAGCCAAGATTGCTAAGACCGCACACAAAAATGGATCGACCTTAAGGGCAACTGCTATTGAACTTGGCTATCTCACAGCAGAGCAGTTTGATGAGTGGGTAAAACCTAAGGACATGCTGGGTCCAAAgtga